One genomic segment of Ipomoea triloba cultivar NCNSP0323 chromosome 9, ASM357664v1 includes these proteins:
- the LOC116029690 gene encoding uncharacterized protein LOC116029690, producing MIARIKGIQRNFALHHRSDLIKLDRKLRKELEIILHQEELIWFQRSREEWITSGDCNTSFYHTSTTIRKNTAKIQSLRTKDGLWITDERLFVDHIRNFFMSLYEDGHQPAASDILNEQFLSLTEQEWLQVSQPFKLEEIKLAVFEMNPCKALGYDGYTAGFY from the coding sequence ATGATCGCAAGGATTAAAGGAATCCAAAGAAACTTTGCGCTCCACCACAGATCAGACCTTATTAAGTTAGACAGAAAACTTCGTAAGGAATTAGAAATCATCTTGCACCAGGAGGAACTAATCTGGTTCCAAAGATCAAGGGAGGAGTGGATTACTTCTGGGGATTGCAATACCAGTTTCTATCACACTTCCACCACAATAAGGAAAAACACTGCCAAAATTCAATCCCTCCGAACTAAAGATGGCCTTTGGATCACAGACGAACGTCTATTTGTCGATCATATTAGGAATTTCTTTATGAGCCTTTATGAAGACGGTCACCAACCTGCTGCGAGTGACATCTTGAACGAACAATTCCTGTCATTGACTGAACAAGAATGGCTACAAGTAAGCCAACCCTTCAAACTAGAAGAAATAAAACTTGCAGTCTTCGAGATGAACCCTTGCAAAGCTCTTGGTTATGATGGCTACACAGCAGGATTTTATTAG